Part of the Methanobrevibacter boviskoreani JH1 genome is shown below.
TAATTTAGTTAAATATATATTTATAAAAGAATATAGTATTATATGTTTATTAGATTAATATTGGAAATTAGGCAGAATACGATTTTTATAGTTGAAAAATACATGAAATATAAAATGGGGTATTGAATGTCCCTTTTTCATAAAAAATTTTATAGTTTTGTTCTATTCCAATATTATAGAAAACATTTGGTTAATATTGATTAAATTTGAATTGGATTTCAAATTAAGTGATTATAATGTATAAAAAAGTTTTATTACCAACTGACGGTTCTGAGTTTGCAGAACAAGAAATATGTAAAGTAAAAAATGTATTAGACCCTGAAGGTGAAGTTGTAATTGTTTCTGTTGCTATGAAAATTAGACCTGCCCAATTCCAATCTAAGGAAAATGTTGCAGAAATCAATAAATCTTTAATTTCTGAATCAGAGGCTTATGCTGAACATATGAAAGTTCAACTTGAAAAAATGGGTGTTAACTCTAAAATTAGAGTTGTTTGTGGTCGTCC
Proteins encoded:
- a CDS encoding universal stress protein gives rise to the protein MYKKVLLPTDGSEFAEQEICKVKNVLDPEGEVVIVSVAMKIRPAQFQSKENVAEINKSLISESEAYAEHMKVQLEKMGVNSKIRVVCGRPAEKIEQVASEEGVDLIIISSSGKTGLHKFIIGSVAEKVLSIAKRDVLLVHE